TCGACAGCCTTGATGCAGTTCTCGGGCGCGCGGAAGCCGCGCGTCTGGCGCGCCACCGACTTGCGGAAGGTCGCGAACACCTCGGGCTTGCCGCGCACGGCCGCGAGCTTCTCATCGAGGTCGCGGATCTTCCGGAGGGGACGGCGTTCGTTGACGATCTTCTCGGCGAAGGCGACACCCGCGGTCGTGAGGTCGCCCTCGACGATCTCGTCGACGAGCCCGTGCTTCAATGCCTCGTCAGCGCCGATCGGGTCGCCGCTCACGATCATCTGGAGGGCCTTTTCCACGCCGACCACGCGGGGCAGCCGCTGCGTGCCGCCGGCGCCCGGCAGGAGGCCGAGCTTCACCTCGGGCAGGCCGAAGCGCGCCGTCTTGACGCCGATCCGGTAGTGGCAGGCGAGGGTCACCTCGAGGCCGCCGCCCAGCGCGGTGCCGTGGACGGCCGCCACGACCGGCTTCGGCGAGGCCTCGATGAGGTCGAGGACCTCGTGGAGCCCGGGCTCCCGCGGCGGCTTGCCGAACTCCGTGATGTCGGCGCCCGCGATGAAGGTGCGCCCGGCGCAGACGACGACGATCGCGGCGATGCCGCCGTCGGCGCCGGCCTGCCGGAGGCCGTCGCGCATCCCCTGGCGCACGTGCTGGCTGAGCGCGTTGACGGGCGGGTTGTCGACCGTGAGGACCGCGGTGCGGCCGCGACGGTCGAGGCTGACGGATTGGCTGAGTGCAGTCATGGCGCTCCTCTTTCCCGGGTGACTCGCGCCGCCATCATACCTCACCTTTCGGAGGGAGCACCGGTCCCGCCCCCGAGCCTTTTTGCTATAGTGCCCCGCATGAAGATCGCCAGGGTCGAGTCGCTGCACGCCGACGCCGGCCAACGGAACTTCGACTTCCTCAAGATCACCACGGACGACGGGCTCGTCGGCTGGAGCGAGTACAACGAGTCCTTCGGCGGCGCGGGCGTCTCCGCGGTCATCGACGGCCTCGCGCCCCAGATCCTCGGCAAGGACCCGCGCGCCTACGAGGCGCTCGTCACGCTCATGTACGCCGTCCGCCGGCAGGCGGCCGGCGGCATCGCCCAGCAGGCGATCGGCGCGATCGAGAACGCGCTGCTCGACATCAAAGCCAAGGCGCTCGGCGTCCCCGTCTACGAGATGCTCGGCGGGCCGGTGCGCGACCGGATCCGGCTCTACTGGTCGCACTGCGGGACCTATCGCCTGCAGTGGTCGAAGGAGATGCAGATCCCGGCGCTCCGCACGCTCGACGACGTGCGGAAAGCGGCGCGGGAGGTCGTGGACCGCGGCTTCACCGCGCTCAAGACGAACGTCTTCGTCCTCGGGCAGGACCCGTACCTGCACTCGCCGGGCTTCGCGCGCCGCGGCCCCGGGTATCCCGAGCTGAACGCCGAGCGCTACGTCCTCCGCGCCCTGCGCGACGAGCTCGCCGCGTTCCGCGAGGGCGCGGGCCCCGACGTCGACATCCTCGTGGACCTGAACTTCAACTTCAAGACGGAGGGCTTCCTCAAGGTCGCGCGCGCGCTCGAGCCCTTCGACATCTTCTGGGTGGAGATCGACACGCGCGACCCGAAGGCGCTCCACTACATCCGGAGCCGCTCGCCGATCCCCGTGGCCTCGTGCGAGTGCCTCTTCGGCCGGCGCGACTACCGGCCCTACTTCGAGCAGCAGTCGGTGGACGTCGCCATCATCGACACGCCCTGGAACGGCGTCGCCGAGTCGGTGAAGATCGCCACGATGGCCGACACCTACGAGGTGAACGTCGCGCCGCACAACTTCTACGGTCACCTCGCGACGCTGATGAACGCCCACTTCTGCGCCGTCGTGCCGAACCTCCGCATCATGGAGATCGACCCCGACACCGTGCCCTGGTACGACGACCTCGTCACCGTGAAGCCGCTCATCAAGGACGGCCACCTCCACCTGCCGGCCGGCCCGGGCTGGGGCACCGAGGTGAACGAGGAGGCGGTGCGCGCGCACCCGCCGCGGAAGCGCTGAGATGGACGCCCGCGCCGGCACCGTCTGAGCCGATGGCGCGGCCGGGCCTCGCGCGCGTGAAGGCGCTGACGTTCGACACCTACGGCACGATCGTGGACTGGCGCACGAGCGTGCTCGCCGAGCTCCAGGCGTTCGG
The Candidatus Methylomirabilota bacterium genome window above contains:
- a CDS encoding mandelate racemase/muconate lactonizing enzyme family protein; translation: MKIARVESLHADAGQRNFDFLKITTDDGLVGWSEYNESFGGAGVSAVIDGLAPQILGKDPRAYEALVTLMYAVRRQAAGGIAQQAIGAIENALLDIKAKALGVPVYEMLGGPVRDRIRLYWSHCGTYRLQWSKEMQIPALRTLDDVRKAAREVVDRGFTALKTNVFVLGQDPYLHSPGFARRGPGYPELNAERYVLRALRDELAAFREGAGPDVDILVDLNFNFKTEGFLKVARALEPFDIFWVEIDTRDPKALHYIRSRSPIPVASCECLFGRRDYRPYFEQQSVDVAIIDTPWNGVAESVKIATMADTYEVNVAPHNFYGHLATLMNAHFCAVVPNLRIMEIDPDTVPWYDDLVTVKPLIKDGHLHLPAGPGWGTEVNEEAVRAHPPRKR